Proteins encoded by one window of Rhodohalobacter sp. SW132:
- a CDS encoding family 20 glycosylhydrolase: MIVFTILFLSIFTPLLLSCTSQESDQKFSVSPVEINWKLNSNFEPDNKLSATLTLINNGEEPLPADGWALYFTSIRILDPDSFPDDYTVSHINGYLFKLEPAEEFEPIAPGERREIEYLAQFFAIKSSDAPEGFYFVFDDESIETVESVTILPFETEEQLNRSPGDNIPVPTPEVTFEQNERLTKLERDQLMPVTPTPASYTRNEGQFRFPDVLHIYTDDAFAVNTASLGSTLMREHGVDINLTTSDKQSADIRILQADTGSESREAYTLEITPDYINLTASEKPGAFYGIQTLRSLITDRGDNGLAIDAAIIDDEPAFPYRGMHLDVSRNFHGVQDVKRLLDIMGTYKLNKFHFHLTDDEGWRIAIEELPELTEIGGRRGHTETEDEFMIPAYGSGPDPTPNNSFGSGWYSRDEYIDLLKYAAERHIEVIPEIDVPGHARAAIIAMEHRYERLNEAGDDHPDRHRLHDPEDVSSYRSIQNYTDNVINVCLESTYQFMDVVIDELIDMHNEAGAPLNVIHMGGDEVPRGTWTDSPACKDLMEKEQIENVRDLQTYFFERLIRKLEPHSITMAGWEEIAFREENDGGMTINPDFAGSSIPYVWSNIWGGGTEDRAYALANSGYDVVMSHASNFYFDMAYDKHWKEPGFYWAAMLTTEVPFSFAPFNLFMNARDDNYGNPLAEDHFDEMENLENDARDNILGLQGQLWTETVNEPGRMEYMILPRLLGLAERAWAGQPEWGDLRNRDDFERERLAAWNEFANRLGSVELPRLDRLYDEINYRIPPPGAVIRDGSLHANIALPGITIRYTLDGSEPTENSPVYSEPVELSGDETVRLAGFSKTGRAGRSILVE, translated from the coding sequence TTGATCGTTTTCACGATCTTATTCCTCTCAATTTTTACCCCCCTGCTCCTCTCCTGCACAAGCCAGGAGTCCGATCAAAAGTTCAGCGTCTCACCTGTTGAAATCAATTGGAAATTAAACTCAAACTTTGAGCCCGACAACAAACTGAGCGCAACACTCACGCTGATCAATAACGGAGAGGAGCCGCTGCCCGCTGATGGATGGGCACTCTACTTTACCTCAATCAGAATCCTGGATCCGGACAGTTTTCCTGATGACTACACGGTTTCCCATATCAACGGATATCTTTTTAAGCTTGAACCTGCCGAAGAGTTTGAACCGATAGCCCCGGGTGAGCGCAGGGAAATTGAGTACCTCGCTCAATTTTTCGCAATCAAATCGTCAGATGCCCCCGAGGGTTTCTACTTTGTGTTTGATGATGAGTCTATTGAGACCGTGGAGTCGGTCACAATACTCCCGTTTGAAACCGAAGAGCAGCTCAACCGATCACCGGGGGATAATATACCTGTGCCGACTCCGGAAGTCACGTTTGAACAAAATGAACGGCTCACGAAGCTTGAAAGAGACCAGTTAATGCCCGTTACGCCAACTCCCGCCTCTTACACCAGGAACGAGGGGCAGTTTCGTTTCCCCGATGTTCTACATATTTATACGGATGATGCTTTCGCGGTGAATACAGCATCCCTGGGCAGCACGTTGATGAGGGAACACGGGGTTGATATAAATCTTACCACTTCTGATAAGCAGTCTGCAGATATACGAATTCTTCAGGCAGATACCGGCTCTGAATCCCGCGAAGCCTATACTCTTGAGATCACACCGGACTATATAAATCTGACTGCCAGTGAGAAGCCCGGTGCATTTTACGGAATTCAGACGCTGCGATCCCTGATTACAGACCGCGGGGATAACGGCCTGGCCATCGACGCTGCAATCATTGATGATGAACCGGCGTTCCCCTATCGCGGCATGCACCTTGATGTCTCCCGAAACTTCCACGGGGTTCAGGATGTGAAACGCCTTCTTGACATCATGGGTACCTATAAACTTAACAAGTTTCATTTTCATCTGACCGATGATGAGGGATGGCGGATTGCCATAGAGGAGCTGCCCGAACTGACGGAAATTGGCGGCCGGAGGGGGCACACCGAAACCGAGGATGAGTTTATGATCCCGGCCTACGGCTCAGGTCCGGATCCCACACCGAACAACTCTTTTGGCAGCGGATGGTATTCGCGTGATGAGTACATCGACCTGCTGAAGTATGCAGCCGAACGGCACATCGAGGTAATTCCCGAAATTGATGTTCCGGGCCATGCACGGGCGGCAATCATTGCGATGGAGCACCGGTATGAACGGCTGAACGAAGCCGGTGATGATCATCCAGACCGCCACAGGCTGCACGACCCTGAGGATGTGTCATCCTACCGGTCAATCCAAAACTATACGGACAATGTGATCAATGTCTGCCTGGAATCGACCTACCAGTTTATGGACGTTGTGATTGACGAGCTGATTGATATGCATAACGAGGCGGGTGCGCCGCTGAATGTGATTCACATGGGCGGGGATGAGGTACCCCGGGGCACGTGGACGGATTCACCGGCATGCAAAGATCTGATGGAAAAGGAGCAGATTGAGAACGTACGCGATCTGCAGACTTACTTCTTTGAGCGGCTGATCCGCAAACTCGAGCCGCACAGCATCACAATGGCCGGGTGGGAAGAAATCGCGTTCCGGGAAGAGAATGATGGAGGCATGACAATCAATCCCGACTTTGCCGGTTCTTCAATTCCTTATGTCTGGTCAAACATCTGGGGTGGCGGCACTGAAGATCGCGCCTACGCCCTGGCCAACAGCGGGTATGATGTTGTGATGTCGCACGCATCCAATTTCTATTTCGACATGGCCTACGACAAGCACTGGAAAGAACCGGGATTCTACTGGGCAGCGATGCTCACCACGGAAGTCCCCTTTTCTTTTGCCCCTTTTAATCTCTTTATGAATGCCCGGGATGATAACTACGGCAACCCTCTTGCTGAGGATCACTTTGACGAGATGGAAAACCTGGAAAACGATGCGCGCGATAATATCCTGGGACTCCAGGGACAGCTCTGGACCGAGACGGTGAATGAGCCGGGCCGGATGGAGTATATGATTCTGCCCCGTCTGCTGGGACTTGCCGAACGCGCCTGGGCGGGACAACCGGAATGGGGCGATCTACGTAACCGCGATGACTTCGAGCGGGAACGCCTGGCCGCCTGGAATGAGTTCGCAAATCGCCTCGGGAGCGTTGAACTTCCCCGCCTCGATCGTCTTTATGATGAGATCAACTACCGGATTCCGCCCCCTGGAGCAGTGATTCGTGACGGATCTCTTCACGCAAACATCGCACTTCCAGGGATAACCATTCGCTATACCCTTGACGGCAGTGAGCCGACCGAAAACTCCCCGGTTTACAGTGAACCTGTGGAGCTGAGCGGTGACGAAACCGTGCGCCTGGCCGGCTTCAGCAAAACCGGACGGGCAGGAAGATCCATACTTGTTGAGTAA
- a CDS encoding alpha/beta hydrolase, which translates to MKSDTFFINAKGKDLYARKWLPDEGTPNAVVLIIHGMIEHSGRYSRFAEALTKQGFAAYAYDHRGHGKTDADRLGIIDSDDSFHQMTDDLNTVRKEIQGKHPDLPLYFFAHSMGSFLTQRYMQLYENSPDGIIYSGSNGKPPILLYVGLLIANIIGEMKGKTYRSKMIHNLTFGPFNAMFKPNRTDNDWLSRDENEVDKYVDDPQCGFVPAVEFYSDFFSGLMKLHSHKPFAGRHPETPILIISGDQDPVSYMGDGIKKLQKHFEESGVADLKVNLYKGARHELLNETNRDEVTADVIYWLKEKMESV; encoded by the coding sequence ATGAAATCAGACACTTTTTTTATCAACGCAAAAGGGAAAGATCTCTATGCAAGAAAATGGCTTCCGGATGAAGGCACGCCAAATGCTGTTGTTTTGATTATCCACGGTATGATTGAACATTCCGGCCGTTACAGCCGCTTTGCAGAAGCTTTGACAAAACAGGGTTTTGCCGCATATGCGTACGACCACAGAGGACATGGAAAAACAGACGCCGATCGGCTCGGAATTATAGACAGCGACGACAGTTTTCACCAGATGACCGACGACCTGAATACAGTACGAAAAGAGATTCAGGGTAAACATCCCGACCTTCCCCTTTATTTTTTCGCTCATAGTATGGGATCCTTTCTCACCCAGCGATACATGCAGCTTTACGAGAATTCTCCGGATGGAATTATCTACTCCGGGAGCAACGGCAAGCCGCCGATACTTCTTTATGTTGGGCTTCTCATCGCAAATATCATCGGTGAGATGAAAGGGAAAACCTATCGAAGCAAAATGATTCACAACCTCACTTTTGGCCCTTTTAACGCCATGTTCAAGCCAAATCGAACCGATAACGACTGGCTTTCGAGGGATGAAAATGAAGTCGACAAATATGTGGATGATCCACAATGCGGTTTTGTGCCGGCAGTAGAATTTTACAGCGATTTCTTCAGCGGCCTGATGAAACTTCACAGCCACAAACCGTTTGCCGGGCGTCATCCAGAAACACCAATATTGATTATTTCAGGGGACCAGGACCCGGTTTCCTACATGGGAGATGGAATCAAAAAACTGCAGAAACATTTTGAGGAGAGTGGTGTTGCCGATCTCAAAGTCAATCTTTATAAAGGCGCACGCCACGAGCTGCTCAACGAAACCAACAGGGATGAAGTTACCGCAGATGTGATCTACTGGCTGAAGGAGAAGATGGAGAGCGTGTGA